A region from the uncultured Desulfovibrio sp. genome encodes:
- a CDS encoding ABC transporter ATP-binding protein, which produces MSALYTFSNVGKKFATPGEETEIIKDINLVVEEGEMLAIVGQSGSGKSTLLHLMGALDTPSTGEICFEGRNMALMSADQKAAFRNKTLGFVFQFHHLLPEFSALENVAMPAIIGGAKQSAVMSRAREMLDRVGLSARMESKIATLSGGERQRVAIARAVFMRPRVLLADEPTGNLDEVTGAQVGALMNELNRELGMTLVVVTHNRELAAGMGRTLELKAGTLYEKIFG; this is translated from the coding sequence ATGTCAGCACTCTATACTTTTTCAAACGTGGGCAAAAAATTTGCCACACCTGGTGAAGAGACCGAGATTATCAAGGATATTAACCTGGTTGTGGAAGAAGGCGAGATGCTCGCCATCGTTGGACAGTCCGGTTCCGGAAAGAGTACCCTCTTGCATCTTATGGGTGCACTTGATACTCCAAGTACGGGCGAGATATGTTTTGAAGGGCGCAACATGGCGCTCATGAGCGCTGACCAGAAAGCTGCCTTTCGCAACAAGACTCTGGGCTTCGTTTTTCAATTTCATCATCTGCTGCCGGAATTCTCAGCCCTCGAAAATGTGGCAATGCCGGCAATTATCGGCGGTGCTAAACAAAGCGCCGTTATGAGCCGTGCGCGTGAAATGCTTGATCGCGTGGGGCTATCGGCGCGTATGGAAAGCAAGATCGCCACTCTCTCGGGCGGCGAACGCCAGCGGGTGGCCATTGCGCGTGCGGTTTTTATGCGACCGCGCGTTCTGTTGGCTGACGAGCCCACCGGCAATCTGGATGAAGTTACGGGAGCGCAGGTGGGTGCTCTCATGAACGAACTCAACCGTGAATTGGGCATGACCCTCGTAGTTGTAACGCACAACCGAGAGCTGGCCGCAGGCATGGGCAGAACCCTGGAACTGAAAGCGGGGACCTTGTATGAAAAGATTTTTGGATAA
- the wbaP gene encoding undecaprenyl-phosphate galactose phosphotransferase WbaP → MKQYPLWVRALLACGLSPQKTLLCLADLFTILGTALVVFLVRAAFGDVDFSQYRGALPLLIMGPVMAAGLGLYQSISLPPHRELKALFQLTSLMYGIILAVLFLSKAGDTYSRIVIAGSWLATVFTLPLMRSYCRRLFMRRRWWGRPLIIFDSGNAGRDFWRYLKRRPERGLRPVAIYSLPTTEDAVRKLFAETAQAKPKAMAMILQKADQGQSLDYITEASRYFERILVVPSFNDGFRAHWLTPRDLGTAVGLQVRQNLRDKRRLRVKRFMDVLLCALGGVVLLPLGLLLALAIRLDSKGPVFYRQRRIGNEGREIRIFKFRTMVDKADMVLREVLEHDSELRAEWEKDHKLKHDPRITRVGRILRKVSLDELPQLLNVVIGDMSLVGPRPIVQNEVQKYGPVYEEYCMVRPGITGLWQISGRNNTTYAERVAFDHYYINNWSVWMDLWILAKTIPVVITGYGAY, encoded by the coding sequence ATGAAACAATATCCCCTCTGGGTCAGGGCGCTTCTGGCTTGTGGGCTTTCCCCGCAAAAAACCCTGCTTTGTCTTGCTGATCTTTTCACCATCCTGGGCACGGCCCTGGTGGTTTTTCTTGTGCGCGCCGCTTTTGGCGACGTGGATTTTTCACAGTATCGCGGGGCATTGCCCTTGTTGATTATGGGGCCGGTGATGGCCGCCGGGCTCGGCCTTTATCAAAGCATAAGCCTGCCTCCGCACCGCGAGCTCAAGGCCTTGTTTCAGCTCACAAGCCTCATGTACGGTATCATTCTGGCCGTGCTTTTCCTGTCAAAAGCAGGCGATACCTACTCCCGAATTGTCATTGCGGGCAGTTGGCTGGCCACGGTCTTTACGCTGCCGCTCATGCGCAGCTATTGCCGCCGCCTGTTTATGCGCCGCCGCTGGTGGGGCAGACCGTTGATAATTTTTGACAGCGGCAACGCCGGGCGTGACTTCTGGCGGTACCTCAAACGCCGCCCCGAGCGCGGGCTGCGCCCGGTAGCCATATATTCTTTGCCCACCACCGAGGACGCCGTGCGCAAACTCTTTGCGGAAACGGCGCAGGCAAAGCCAAAGGCGATGGCCATGATTCTGCAAAAGGCGGATCAGGGGCAGAGCCTTGACTATATTACCGAAGCCAGCCGTTATTTTGAGCGCATTCTTGTTGTGCCTTCGTTCAACGATGGCTTCCGCGCGCACTGGCTGACCCCGCGCGACCTTGGCACTGCCGTGGGCTTGCAGGTACGGCAAAACCTGCGTGACAAGCGCCGCCTGCGGGTCAAAAGGTTTATGGATGTGCTGCTCTGCGCCCTTGGCGGCGTGGTGCTGCTGCCCCTTGGCTTGCTGCTGGCTCTGGCTATTCGCCTAGACAGCAAGGGCCCCGTGTTTTATCGCCAGCGGCGTATTGGCAACGAGGGGCGCGAGATCAGGATTTTCAAGTTTCGCACTATGGTGGACAAGGCCGATATGGTGCTCAGGGAAGTGCTTGAGCACGATTCTGAATTGCGGGCGGAGTGGGAGAAAGACCACAAGCTCAAGCATGATCCGCGCATAACCCGCGTGGGCCGCATTTTGCGCAAGGTCAGCCTGGATGAACTGCCGCAGCTGCTCAACGTGGTCATTGGCGATATGAGCCTTGTGGGGCCGCGCCCCATTGTGCAGAACGAAGTTCAAAAGTACGGCCCGGTGTATGAGGAATACTGCATGGTGCGCCCCGGCATTACTGGGCTGTGGCAGATATCTGGCCGTAATAATACCACCTATGCCGAGCGCGTGGCCTTTGACCACTATTATATCAACAACTGGTCTGTCTGGATGGATTTGTGGATCTTGGCCAAGACGATTCCTGTGGTCATAACCGGGTATGGAGCATACTGA
- a CDS encoding N-acetylmuramoyl-L-alanine amidase, with product MAGKKAQPKASEPTGNNQMRRLVPPLAFLVALCLMVVCFYDSGYTSLPPTGKRYDLAKANIETLRQDEKRSGQREPWENLAAEFRAIYDADPGWPNRPAALFRAAESLEELARRSFAKADARKAIECYEAVAQRHADSRLADDALFRAAKLRAAWLKDDKGAQALLERIKAQYPKGDMIQEALALEKTLQAAANGRTAPEARQVSSTDGKEPKDEGAPAKGASASTPNTAASSTAGGADATAGQLAKASALQPVPQAELLPRYREAKAKMDALRADKVRSCWRQPWEELTTEFLRIYTSRKDWAISPGALFRAAASQEALSDCSHLADEYRQARDLYLKLAQEFPKSALADDSLLRAASIEADRLNQTSEALELLDAIMALYSGGDMVAEAQTLRNRLTGAPAATASKAGAAPQVARPVVQSLSWNSLSKNSVEIVLELSAPARYTAKLNTSSAKGKNKAEQASLHVALENASVEKDIRKGVNIRGSLFKGMSVSDSKGGETVLQFNFQDARRFDARTETNPCRIILRVAGGSTQLPPVSNAKAGFADAQPAAENQATVADASGTQPATPPSPRLVRDMARQLGLTVRTVFIDAGHGGRDPGTNHNGVLERIVSLDVALTLGRLLEANGLEVVYSRTADKHISLRERTTMANAAGADLFVSIHVNANDDPSVQGFETYYLDIASNPEAARLATLENADGDHRLGDMQKMLADVMLNARVDESRHLAQDIQRLSQFRLKRRQYDTKDNGIKSAPFIVLLGAQMPAVLVEIGYCTNREEAARLLTPKYRMTLAEGLAEGILAYKDKLLKRRTVQNSLTQEGAGAM from the coding sequence GTGGCCGGAAAAAAAGCCCAGCCCAAGGCTTCCGAACCAACTGGCAACAACCAGATGCGCAGACTTGTTCCGCCTCTGGCTTTTCTGGTTGCTCTGTGCCTGATGGTCGTCTGCTTTTACGACTCCGGCTATACTTCCTTGCCACCAACGGGCAAGCGCTACGATCTTGCCAAGGCGAATATCGAAACCCTGCGGCAGGACGAAAAGCGTTCGGGCCAGCGTGAACCGTGGGAAAATCTGGCTGCGGAGTTCCGCGCCATCTATGATGCTGATCCGGGCTGGCCCAACCGCCCTGCGGCCCTGTTCCGCGCTGCGGAAAGTCTGGAAGAGCTGGCCCGACGCTCGTTCGCCAAGGCTGACGCCCGCAAGGCCATCGAGTGCTATGAAGCTGTCGCCCAGCGCCATGCCGACAGCCGACTCGCCGATGACGCCCTGTTTCGTGCTGCCAAGCTGCGCGCCGCGTGGCTTAAAGACGACAAGGGGGCACAGGCCCTGCTTGAGCGCATCAAAGCCCAGTACCCCAAGGGCGATATGATTCAGGAAGCCCTGGCCCTGGAAAAGACGCTTCAGGCTGCTGCCAACGGGCGCACCGCCCCAGAGGCGCGTCAGGTTTCCAGCACCGATGGCAAGGAACCCAAGGACGAGGGCGCTCCAGCAAAGGGAGCTTCTGCCTCCACGCCCAATACGGCCGCATCTTCCACTGCTGGCGGCGCAGATGCGACAGCAGGCCAGCTTGCCAAGGCTTCAGCCTTGCAGCCTGTGCCGCAAGCGGAGCTTTTGCCCCGTTACCGCGAGGCCAAGGCAAAAATGGATGCCCTACGCGCCGACAAAGTCCGTTCATGCTGGCGTCAGCCATGGGAAGAACTGACTACTGAATTTCTGCGCATCTATACCAGTCGCAAAGACTGGGCCATTTCTCCCGGGGCGCTATTCCGCGCTGCTGCCAGCCAGGAGGCCCTTTCAGACTGCTCGCATCTTGCAGATGAATACCGACAGGCGCGCGACCTCTATCTCAAGCTTGCGCAGGAGTTTCCCAAGAGCGCCCTGGCTGACGACTCGTTGCTCCGAGCCGCATCCATTGAGGCAGACCGTCTGAACCAGACCTCAGAAGCTCTGGAACTGCTTGACGCCATCATGGCCCTATACTCCGGCGGCGATATGGTGGCGGAGGCGCAAACCCTGCGCAACCGCCTCACAGGAGCACCTGCTGCCACTGCCAGCAAGGCAGGCGCTGCGCCTCAGGTTGCCCGCCCGGTGGTTCAGTCCCTTTCGTGGAATTCGCTGAGCAAGAACAGCGTGGAGATTGTTCTTGAGCTGAGCGCCCCGGCCCGTTACACGGCAAAGCTGAACACAAGCAGCGCCAAAGGCAAGAATAAGGCTGAGCAGGCATCTCTGCATGTCGCTCTGGAAAATGCGTCTGTGGAAAAGGATATTCGCAAGGGCGTGAATATCCGGGGCAGCCTTTTCAAGGGAATGAGCGTCAGCGACAGCAAGGGCGGCGAAACCGTGCTCCAGTTCAATTTTCAGGATGCGCGCCGCTTTGATGCCCGTACAGAAACCAACCCCTGCCGCATCATCCTGCGGGTGGCGGGCGGCAGCACTCAGTTGCCGCCGGTCAGCAATGCAAAAGCCGGATTTGCCGATGCGCAGCCAGCAGCGGAAAATCAGGCAACAGTGGCCGATGCCAGCGGCACCCAGCCAGCAACGCCGCCTTCGCCGCGCCTGGTGCGCGATATGGCCCGCCAGCTCGGCCTGACGGTACGCACGGTATTTATTGATGCCGGTCACGGCGGGCGGGATCCAGGCACCAATCACAACGGAGTGCTGGAACGCATCGTATCCCTTGACGTGGCCCTGACTCTGGGCCGCCTGCTTGAGGCCAATGGGCTGGAGGTTGTTTATAGCCGCACTGCCGATAAGCACATCTCGCTGCGTGAACGCACCACCATGGCCAATGCCGCCGGCGCGGATCTGTTTGTTTCCATCCACGTCAATGCCAATGATGATCCTTCGGTGCAGGGTTTTGAAACATACTACCTTGATATCGCAAGTAATCCTGAGGCGGCACGTCTTGCCACGCTTGAAAACGCTGACGGCGACCACCGGCTCGGCGATATGCAGAAAATGCTCGCCGATGTCATGCTCAATGCAAGGGTGGACGAATCACGCCATCTGGCGCAGGATATTCAGCGGCTTTCACAGTTCCGTTTGAAGCGCCGGCAGTATGATACAAAGGATAATGGCATCAAATCTGCGCCATTTATTGTTCTGCTTGGCGCGCAAATGCCAGCAGTACTTGTGGAAATTGGTTATTGCACCAACAGGGAAGAAGCAGCAAGGCTTCTCACGCCCAAATACCGCATGACCCTGGCTGAGGGGCTTGCCGAGGGCATTCTTGCATACAAGGATAAGCTTCTTAAGCGCAGGACTGTCCAGAATTCCTTGACGCAAGAAGGCGCTGGTGCTATGTGA
- the fabZ gene encoding 3-hydroxyacyl-ACP dehydratase FabZ, with product MQETAPQNTGMDIQRILRLLPHRYPFLLVDRVVECVAGSHIRAYKNITFNEPFFQGHFPGAPIMPGVLILEALAQTGGLLAVSGMDSLDDKLFLFTGLDGVKFRRQVVPGDRLDLECSNLRMKLKLCKMEARAFVDGKLAAEAQITAAIGDRPKS from the coding sequence ATGCAGGAAACCGCCCCCCAGAATACGGGCATGGACATACAGCGCATTTTGCGTCTGCTGCCGCACCGCTACCCCTTTTTGCTGGTGGACAGGGTCGTGGAATGCGTAGCAGGCTCGCACATCCGGGCCTATAAAAATATTACGTTCAACGAGCCTTTCTTTCAGGGGCATTTTCCCGGTGCTCCCATCATGCCCGGCGTGCTCATTCTGGAAGCTCTGGCTCAGACTGGCGGCCTGCTGGCCGTTTCCGGCATGGACAGCCTTGACGACAAACTCTTTCTCTTTACCGGGCTTGACGGCGTGAAGTTCCGCCGGCAGGTGGTCCCCGGCGACAGGCTCGACCTTGAATGCAGCAACCTGCGCATGAAGCTCAAACTCTGCAAAATGGAAGCCCGCGCCTTCGTGGACGGCAAGCTTGCCGCAGAAGCGCAGATTACCGCCGCCATCGGCGACAGGCCCAAGAGCTAA
- a CDS encoding OmpH family outer membrane protein, whose amino-acid sequence MRKVLMTAVAVGLLLAGQVYAADGGAVPAAKIGVVDMQTVATQSVPAQAAKTTMESKFGTERNELEKQGEALKKKADALKNPKASEEKKLDFIRSKQDLDQKTRNFLRKVEQEEVKLRQDMVTLVFSATYEVARAKGFNFVVDVTAGGVLYADQSMDLTQDVLAEVNKIYKAKANDKSGKK is encoded by the coding sequence ATGCGCAAGGTTTTGATGACGGCTGTTGCGGTTGGCTTGTTGCTTGCCGGGCAAGTCTATGCTGCAGACGGCGGCGCCGTACCCGCAGCCAAGATCGGTGTTGTTGACATGCAGACCGTGGCGACGCAGAGCGTCCCTGCCCAGGCCGCCAAAACAACAATGGAAAGCAAGTTCGGCACTGAACGTAACGAACTTGAAAAGCAGGGCGAAGCGCTGAAGAAAAAGGCCGATGCTCTGAAAAACCCCAAGGCCAGCGAAGAAAAGAAGCTGGACTTCATCCGCTCCAAGCAGGATCTGGATCAGAAGACCCGCAACTTCCTGCGCAAGGTTGAGCAGGAAGAAGTGAAGCTTCGCCAGGACATGGTTACCCTGGTTTTCAGCGCCACCTATGAAGTTGCCCGCGCCAAGGGCTTTAACTTTGTGGTGGACGTCACCGCCGGTGGCGTGCTGTACGCCGACCAGTCCATGGATCTGACCCAGGACGTGCTGGCCGAAGTGAACAAAATCTACAAAGCAAAAGCCAACGACAAGAGCGGCAAGAAATAA
- the bamA gene encoding outer membrane protein assembly factor BamA, with amino-acid sequence MKRFLDNVLCKALCLAVLACATLALPGGAVAAEGALVLVLPFQVNAGPEMPNASQDVPQAIADQLKQNGMRTVPMETARVLQRNSGESIDLATARELGRKAGARMVIYGKFNQLGQGFSMDTRIVPVYEGEAVPAGFERNSLTSLNECAAVLAKRAAEIANPATAAEAAPKKSDAPATLVPMNAPTSAHGGIADVQVRGMKVLDPDTVLMRLTIRKGDSPDATAINEEVKRIWDMGYFSDVQATLEGNVLVFTVVEKPRIDNIVVDGSDKVSKDDVLAAMGTKSGSVLNEQVLSDDLQKISELYHKEGFYLAKVTYRLDDRQGGRGAVLVISVTEGNKLYIRDVKIEGLNKLNRGDLDKYMALKTRGMFSWLTGTGVLKDEYLERDTNAIAAFGLNEGYVDIQVAAPTVEYRDDGIYITFNVHEGPRYTVRDVVFAGDVIDSEDKMLEVVQMDDWKKSDKYFSLTVMQEDSKRLTDYYSDYGYAFAEVDTKVVKADGGSDQVDVGYVINKKQKVFIRRLSVEGNTKTRDNVILREMRLGDGDMYEGAKLRRSNERLNRLHFFSAVDMELIPTENEDEVDLKVKVKESNTGAIMGGVGYSSYYSVGVTASIMERNLFGRGYWLQLQGFFSWRRTSGVLSFTNPRLYDTDLSVGNDLYYTHDYWDNFTKDTIGDTIRLSYPIGEYTSVGGGYRLERYVLYDVDDNASPYIRDYKGTNWTSAISGRILRDTTDSKERPTKGTIARLWAEYGGGGLGGTDNFIKTVADWQGFWSFNPQNTIHVRGRLGGVYQNTNSNVPVFERFWVGGMDTIRGYSFSDLSPRDYKYNGDQIGGDRMGVANFEYIWTFQKELGLALVPFFDTGYNIDSKTMGNDLNKYIVCSTGLELRWRSPMGDLRIAYGIPLVQDYDKERESGRIEFSMGQFF; translated from the coding sequence ATGAAAAGATTTTTGGATAACGTACTGTGCAAAGCCCTGTGCCTTGCCGTGCTGGCCTGCGCCACCCTGGCGCTTCCAGGTGGAGCCGTTGCGGCAGAAGGGGCCCTTGTGCTTGTTCTGCCCTTTCAGGTGAACGCCGGGCCGGAAATGCCCAACGCCTCGCAGGATGTGCCGCAGGCGATTGCCGATCAGCTCAAACAGAACGGCATGCGCACTGTTCCTATGGAAACCGCCCGCGTTTTACAGCGCAACAGCGGTGAATCCATTGACCTTGCCACCGCGCGCGAACTCGGCCGCAAGGCTGGAGCGCGCATGGTTATTTACGGCAAGTTCAACCAGCTTGGTCAGGGTTTTTCCATGGACACGCGCATTGTGCCTGTCTATGAGGGCGAAGCTGTCCCCGCCGGATTTGAGCGCAACTCGCTGACCTCGCTGAACGAATGCGCCGCTGTGCTGGCCAAACGCGCGGCAGAAATTGCAAATCCCGCCACTGCCGCCGAGGCAGCGCCCAAAAAGAGCGATGCGCCGGCCACTCTTGTTCCCATGAACGCCCCCACCTCTGCCCACGGCGGTATTGCCGATGTGCAGGTACGCGGCATGAAGGTGCTTGACCCCGATACCGTGCTCATGCGCCTCACCATCCGCAAGGGCGACAGCCCGGACGCCACGGCCATCAACGAAGAAGTGAAGCGCATATGGGATATGGGCTACTTCAGCGATGTGCAGGCCACACTTGAAGGCAACGTGCTTGTGTTCACCGTGGTTGAAAAGCCGCGCATCGACAACATCGTTGTTGATGGTTCGGACAAGGTCAGCAAGGACGACGTGCTGGCAGCCATGGGCACCAAGAGCGGCAGTGTTCTCAACGAACAGGTGCTTTCGGACGACCTTCAGAAAATCAGCGAGCTGTACCACAAGGAAGGCTTTTACCTTGCCAAGGTCACCTACCGTCTTGACGACCGTCAGGGTGGTCGAGGCGCAGTGCTGGTAATCAGCGTTACCGAAGGCAACAAGCTTTATATCAGGGACGTCAAGATTGAAGGCCTTAACAAGCTCAATCGCGGCGATCTTGACAAATACATGGCCCTCAAGACGCGCGGCATGTTCTCGTGGCTGACGGGTACCGGCGTGCTCAAGGACGAATACCTGGAGCGCGACACCAACGCCATTGCCGCCTTTGGCCTTAACGAAGGCTACGTGGACATTCAGGTGGCTGCGCCAACCGTTGAATACCGCGATGACGGCATCTACATCACATTCAACGTGCACGAAGGCCCGCGCTACACCGTGCGCGACGTGGTCTTTGCGGGCGATGTTATCGACAGCGAAGACAAGATGCTTGAAGTCGTGCAGATGGACGACTGGAAAAAATCCGACAAGTACTTCTCCCTCACGGTCATGCAGGAAGACTCCAAACGCCTGACCGACTACTATTCCGATTACGGCTATGCTTTCGCCGAAGTGGACACCAAGGTCGTCAAGGCCGATGGCGGCAGCGACCAGGTGGACGTGGGCTATGTGATCAACAAAAAACAGAAGGTCTTCATCCGCCGTCTGTCTGTCGAGGGCAATACCAAAACCCGCGACAACGTCATTCTGCGCGAAATGCGCCTGGGTGACGGCGATATGTACGAAGGCGCCAAGCTGCGCCGCTCCAACGAGCGCCTGAACCGTCTGCACTTCTTCTCTGCCGTGGATATGGAACTGATCCCCACGGAAAACGAAGACGAAGTTGACCTCAAGGTCAAGGTCAAGGAAAGCAATACCGGCGCCATCATGGGCGGCGTGGGCTATTCCAGCTACTACAGCGTGGGCGTCACCGCCTCCATCATGGAACGCAACCTCTTTGGTCGCGGCTACTGGTTGCAGCTGCAGGGCTTCTTCTCCTGGCGCCGTACGTCGGGCGTGCTGTCCTTCACCAACCCGCGCCTGTACGATACCGATCTCTCCGTTGGCAACGACCTGTATTACACGCACGATTACTGGGACAACTTTACCAAGGACACCATCGGCGACACCATTCGTCTGTCGTACCCCATTGGTGAATACACCAGCGTAGGCGGCGGTTATCGTCTGGAACGCTATGTTCTTTACGATGTGGACGACAACGCCTCTCCGTACATTCGCGACTACAAGGGCACCAACTGGACAAGCGCCATTTCTGGCCGCATCCTGCGCGACACTACGGACTCCAAGGAACGTCCCACCAAGGGTACCATTGCGCGCCTGTGGGCTGAATACGGCGGCGGCGGCCTCGGCGGCACAGACAACTTTATCAAGACTGTGGCCGACTGGCAGGGCTTCTGGTCCTTCAACCCGCAGAACACCATCCACGTCCGTGGCCGGTTGGGCGGCGTGTACCAGAACACCAATTCCAACGTCCCGGTGTTTGAACGCTTCTGGGTTGGCGGCATGGATACTATTCGCGGTTACTCCTTCTCCGACCTCTCGCCCCGCGACTACAAATACAACGGCGACCAGATCGGCGGCGACCGCATGGGTGTTGCCAACTTTGAATACATCTGGACCTTCCAGAAGGAGCTTGGCCTTGCTCTGGTTCCCTTCTTCGATACTGGTTACAACATCGACAGCAAGACCATGGGCAACGACCTCAACAAGTACATTGTCTGCTCCACGGGCCTTGAACTGCGCTGGCGTTCACCCATGGGCGATCTGCGTATCGCCTACGGTATCCCGCTGGTTCAGGACTACGACAAGGAACGTGAATCCGGTCGCATAGAATTCAGCATGGGCCAGTTCTTCTAG
- a CDS encoding glycosyltransferase family 9 protein — MGERGNRLNRLLDRYAGIPLAACSAVARLGKKSVPDAVPQRVGFICLGAIGDLLLLSALITALRERLPNVHIALLVSRANAATVKLIPGIDQFAAFAVRDVSAMAAWLREQRLDVLIDSTQWARLGAILSNLSNARTTVGFDTEGQQRAFGYSLKVPHRNDRHEVENFMELGRALYPDLQGAPRLLLPQSPPDDLPAELCGRLEPTGEIGDALPQRVYLHMWPSGSNAWLKEWPADSWDALSRLLGSKGFEVYLTGAPADAPRNDAFLRAHPQCPAISLAGRTSLAGLAWLFSRASAVVSVNTGTMHLAALAGAPTVGLHGPTNPLRWGPVGRHVRALLPHKGPYAYLNLGFEYPRPHTPCLDSLPVEDVVDALHSLSLF; from the coding sequence ATGGGAGAACGCGGCAACAGGCTTAACCGTTTGCTAGATCGTTATGCGGGCATACCTCTGGCGGCATGCAGCGCCGTTGCGCGCCTGGGCAAAAAATCTGTGCCCGATGCAGTGCCGCAGCGTGTGGGCTTTATCTGTCTGGGGGCCATTGGCGATCTGCTGCTGCTTTCAGCGCTGATTACCGCCCTGCGCGAGCGGCTGCCCAACGTACATATTGCCCTGCTTGTGTCCCGCGCCAATGCCGCTACCGTCAAGCTGATCCCTGGTATTGACCAGTTCGCGGCCTTTGCTGTGAGGGATGTTTCCGCAATGGCTGCATGGCTGCGTGAACAGCGTCTGGATGTGCTCATTGACAGCACGCAGTGGGCGCGGCTTGGCGCCATATTGAGCAATCTTTCCAACGCCCGGACCACAGTGGGCTTTGATACGGAAGGGCAGCAACGCGCCTTTGGCTATAGCCTCAAGGTACCCCACCGTAATGACAGGCATGAGGTGGAAAATTTCATGGAGCTGGGCCGCGCTCTGTACCCGGATCTTCAGGGTGCGCCACGCCTGCTTTTGCCGCAGTCGCCTCCGGATGATCTGCCCGCTGAACTTTGCGGCAGGCTGGAACCCACAGGCGAAATAGGCGATGCCTTGCCGCAGAGGGTTTATCTGCACATGTGGCCCTCAGGCTCTAATGCCTGGCTCAAGGAGTGGCCCGCCGACAGTTGGGATGCTCTGTCCAGACTGTTGGGCAGCAAGGGGTTTGAGGTCTACCTGACCGGTGCGCCAGCGGATGCCCCGCGTAATGACGCTTTTTTGCGGGCGCATCCTCAATGCCCTGCTATTTCGCTTGCGGGCAGAACATCACTTGCAGGCCTTGCCTGGCTGTTCAGCCGCGCCTCGGCTGTAGTCTCCGTGAACACAGGCACCATGCATCTGGCAGCCCTTGCAGGCGCACCCACAGTGGGGCTGCATGGGCCGACCAATCCCTTGCGCTGGGGGCCAGTGGGGCGTCATGTGCGCGCACTTTTGCCGCACAAGGGGCCATACGCCTACCTCAACCTGGGTTTTGAATATCCACGGCCCCACACCCCCTGTCTTGATTCGCTGCCAGTGGAGGATGTGGTGGATGCCCTGCACAGTCTTTCGCTCTTTTAG